Genomic segment of Triticum aestivum cultivar Chinese Spring chromosome 6A, IWGSC CS RefSeq v2.1, whole genome shotgun sequence:
tgaataaacaaaactgcattccttaatggatttattaaagaagagttgtatatgatacaaccagaaggttttgtcaatcctaaaggtgctaacaaaatgtgcaagctccagcgatccatctatggaatggtgcaagcatctcggagttggaatatgcgctttgatgagatgatcaaagcatatagttttatacagacttgcggtgaagcctgtatttacaagaaagtgagtgggagcactacaacatttctgataagtatatgtgaatgacatattgttgatcggaaataatgtagaattattctacaaagcataaaggagtgttttgaaagaagtttttcaaagaaagacctcggtgaagctgcttacatattaagcatcaagatctatagagatagatcaagacacttgataagttttttttcaatgagtacatactttgacaatattttgaagtagttcaaaaattggaatggtcaaagaaagagttcttggctgtgttaaaggtgtaaaattgagtaagactcaaagcccgaccacggcagaagatagaaagagaatgaaagtcattccctatgcctcagccataggttctataaagtatgccatgctgtgtaccagatctattgtatacccgacactgtgttaagcaagggagtacaatagtgatctaagagtagatcacaggatagcggtcaaaattatccttagtggaatatttctcaattatggaggtgacaaaaaggttcgtcgtaaaaagttacattgatgcaagttttgacacagatctggatgactctaagtctcgatctagatacatattgaaagtgggagcaattagctagagtagctccatgcagagcattgtagacatagaattcgcaaaatacttacggatctgtatgtgacagacccgttgactaaaattatctcacaagcaaaacatgatcacaccttagtactctttgggtgttaatcacataaacgatgtgaactagattactgactctagtaaaccctttgggtataggtcacatgacaatgtgaactatgggtgttaatcacatggtgatgtgaactattagtgttgaatcacatggcgatgtgaactagattattaactctagtgcaagtgggagactgaaggaaatatgccctagaggcaataataaagttattatttatttccttatatcatgataaatgtttattattcatgctagaattgtattaaccggaaacataatacatgtgtgaatacatagacaaacagagtgtcactagtatgcctctacttgactagctcgttaatcgaagatggttatgtttcctaaccatgaacaaaagagttgttatttgattaacgggatcacatcattagaagaatgatgtgattgacatgacccattccattagcttagcacccgatcgtttagtatgttgctattgctttcttcatgacttatacatgttcctatgactatgagattatgcaactcccgtttgccggaggaacactttgtgtgctaccaaacatcacaacgtaactgggtgattataaaggagctctacaggtgtctccaaaggtacatgttgggttggcgtatttcgagattaggatttgtcactccgattgtcggagaggtatctctgggccctctcggtaatgcacatcacataagccttgcaagcattgcaactaatgagttagttgcgagatgatgtattacgaaacgagtaaagagacttgcggtaacgagattgaactaggtattgagataccgacgatcgaatcttgggcaagtaacataccgatgacaaagggaacaacgtatgttgttatgcggtctgaccggtaaagatcttcatagaatatgtaggagccaatatgagcatccaggttccgctattggttattgaccggagacgtgtctcggtcatgtctacattgttctcgaacccgtagggtccgcacgcttaaggtttcgatgacagttatattatgagttttgatgtatcgaaggagttcggagtcccggatgagatcggggacatgacgaggagtctcaaaatggtcgagacgtaaagatcgatatattgtacgactatattcggacatcagaaaggttccgagtggttcgggtatttttcggagtaccggggagttacgggaatacgggagaagaagtcttattgggctttaagggagagggagaggcaggccgcgccccccccccccaccaaggcctagtccgaattggactaggggaaggggttgcgccccctcctcccttctcttccctcttccccttccttgtctcctactcctactacatggaaggactcctagttggactaggaaagggggaatcctactcccggtgggagtaggactcccctagggcgcgccatagagatggccggccctcccctcctccactcctttatatacgggggcagggggcaccccatagacacacaagttgatccacgtgatcatattcttagccgtgtgcggtgcccccttccaccatatacctcgataatattgtagtggtgcttaggcgaagccctgcgacagttgaacatcaagattgtcaccacgccgtcgtgctgacggaactcttccccgacactttgctggatcggagtccggggatcgtcatcgagctgaacgtgtgctagaactcggaggtgccgtagtttcggtgcttgatcggtcgggccgtgaagacgtacgactacatcaaccgtgttgtcataacgcttccgctgtcggtctacaagggtatgtagatcacactctcctctcattgctatgcatcaccatgatcttgcgtgtgcgtaggaatttttttgaaattactacgttccccaacatcagctccacgaatataaccgaatcttcttcaagtccggagtcgagggcctggtcagggtcctctggttgtggggaagggctgctgacctcctttatggcttttcgcagttcctaccgcaaagtggcaaggtgaacacttacgacaaagaatgcgggaaaaatgggagcagggagatataacttacccaacttggaggattatacatggagaatccatcccgtggcttgatgcgggtgaactcctcttcctcacccttgaacaattcggacagaattttctctaaagcggcagcattgtccggacccttacgcccgcagcgggtggcgtcatccgccccgttataacaccacaaggggtgcccacgatattgaagtggttgcactccccacattatgcaaatcgacataacttcgattactgtcaatcctgatcgagccagtgctttaattcggttcatcagatagaggacttctccattgtcttccacctgggggctccatgggcgccaacttcggcgtttcttcagaggagcattgttgaactcacgaagaccccgccgaacagggtccggaaggggaacatcctccatataaaaccattctgaaggccagtcttcggacgacttcttcggggtaccagacaggtatctggtatcggcgatgtgccatatttcggctccacccacttgataaagtaatcccctctgtgtgcgagggacgaggcaaaatagccttttccacaactcgaagtgagcctcgcagcccaggaacaactcgcagagagccacatagctggcgatatgtaggatggaggcggggtgaaattgtgtaattagaggccgtagaactccaggagcccgtggaggaatgaatgaattggaaatctgagtccccttaatagatagggaacaaggcagacccgttcccccatagagggagcgggaaagctctccgcttgctccccgccattataggtggcaagcccggctcgaacgggcaccatgtacgccggagggagaaatcccttagtctgcagttcgactaaacgactgtgtgggactgaacacctctcccaatcaccgggcttagggcttcgggggcgggaggaggagctgcggaggtcggccatgctggaatggatctttccggaaCGCGCTCCGATGgactctcgctgggggaggatggtatggatcggatctaaggatccccatccctttaatagacaatttatttatctggctaggggggcgaatatAAAAACGCCCTAGCGCCTCGCATTCATTCGACGTgtgggagaaagcccttattgggcacagaagccaagaggtccaaacatttatgggaccggacactgctttacaaatgttcgaaagatggagaagaactcgccttgcaatgccgaagacaatactgcgtgccagactcatcgtcattgaagcctggttcgggggctactgagggagtcctggattagggggtatccggacagccggattatatcctttgaccagactgttggactatgaagatacaagattgaagacttcgtctcgtgtccgaatgggactctacttggcgtggaaggcaagctaggcaatacggatgtgtatatctcctcctttgtaaccgaccttgtgtaaccctagccccctctggtgtctatataaaccggagggttttagtccataggacacaataacatacaatcataccataggctagcttctagggtttagcctctccgatctcgtggtagatcaactcttgtaatactcatatcatgaagaataaatcaagcaggacgtagggttttacctccatcaagagggcccgaacctgggtaaaacatcgtgtcccctgcctcctgttaccatccgcctagatgcatagttcgggacctcctacccgagatccgccgattttgacaccgacagccccccGTGGCACGCCACCTGGAAACAGATGGTTCAAAGGGCACTCTTGCCCGCGAAGGCCCCTAGGAGGCGGGTACTACAACATCCTTTATATGAGTAATGGTGGAGCACCTTATGCGAGGGGGTTACAGTGGTGAGGAAGTATATGGCTACCGAGTGTATAGTCTATGTTGTAGATGGGAATGGCTACCCTGAGCCCCAATTTATATAGACgatgagggctagggtttacatggggtTCGATCGATCTTATGCCGTCTCCATCTTGGCATCTCCTAATATCCATTCGGGCCTCCGGGCTGCCCTTTACATTGGACCTCTGCGAGACGGGCCTGCTGCCATGCTTCCCACCGAGAGGACACCCTCAGTGTATTACACCGTCATCGCCCCTCACCGACGGGAGGGACCCTGCTATCATTCTTGTTTGTTTCGGCGTCTCGGGTAGGGTTGTGTGGCTTTGGCAAAGTCCCCTAGTAGGAACAATGTCTCCCACTTTCGATCCCCTTTCTGATGGTGCATCTAGCGTCGTCAGAGAATGTGTGATGGCGTGTCTTCGTCGAATCTCGCGGGATTCGGTTCGATGGATCTGTTAGGATCCGGTCTTTATTCGTCTTCGGTCATATGTCTACATGTTTGAGTATTTCAACCTACTCTTTTCTTAATCGGtgacggttgttgttctggtgcgctgacCTATTAAGGCTTTAACATGATGATTCCTCGACTTTCTACTAACAAGTTTTGCCCGACTCCGACGAGGGAGGGCGGTGACGGCGGCACGCCGTTGGCTCGCTCAGTACTTGTAGTTGTCGCTAGCTTGTCCACAAACCTGATTGTATTTTTTGTTATTTCCGATATTCTTTGTACTGTCATGACATACGATGATTAGACTAGaagtttctaaaaaaatattactaGTGCGGTTGTTGGCGAAGTAATTTCAAATTTTCACTTTCGTAATGTACAATTGGGTTTCCGAGAGCCATTTCCTAGAAACACCCTTAAATTTATCTCATTTTTTAACGGGGTCTACGAAATTGGAGATATTTCAGTTTCGGGTGTTTGTTTGTGGAACAAGATAAAACCCAGCTCCAAAGTCCCAAACAGCTTCAGCCCCTCACCTCCTGTTACTCTTCCTTCATCCCCTCCACCCCTCTCCGCGGGCGCTCCACTCCCCGGCCGGCCGGCGGCGATGACGAGCCTGCAGGCGGCCCCGCGCCTCAGCCTCCACCTGACCCCGTCCGAACACCGTGGCCGGCTGCTTCCGCCGTGGAGGCTcgtcctctccccctcctcctgcAGGTAGGCGCGCTTCCTCGCTCGCTCTTAATGGCATTGGTTCCATTACTGCCTGTACTAGTATCGTAGTATTAATTCAGTAGGGATTGGAGCTTGTCCGATGTTTCCTCGTGATTATACGGTATGATGGATGCCCTGCAATTTGAGAGGATCGGTGCAAATCTTAGTCGAGATTTGTATAAGAATATTAGTAATAGATTCAGTTTACTGGTCTCCGATTTGAATTGCCTCAATAAATGCGAAAAAGATAATTGTGCGGCATCGTCTATAATAGTATATGTAAACTTTTTCAAAACATGGATTTGTATGTAAACTCGTGTACTACCTGGGAAGGAGCTCAATCATTGGTAACTGGGCACTGTACTGCTTCTTTTTGATTTAACAGAAGTAAGAACCAGAGACGTTGAAAGGATAATCCACCAAACATCTACTTAAGATTTCCATACCGTATTTCATTAGTTACTGGCTCCAACATTACTAATAGCGGTCTTCTGTTTATACAGGCTTTACACTCTCATTTCCAGACAACATCCCATTTGCAATGCACAATCATGTGAGGTTATCTGTTTATCTCTTCTTAAAAAATCTCCTCCATGGGAGTATGTCGCATACGCAAGTTATATTTATGGTCCACATCAACTATGTTGCAGATGCTGATGATTTACTGGTGGCCAGTGCCCAAAGCTCCACAACTGCTCTCTCAAGGTTGCTTGCTGCAGAAAGAGAGGAAGCGAAAGCTGTGCTATCGCTGTTCTTAAGGCAGAAAGGTTTGAGAAGTGCGGTAGCTGCACGGATCGCCAACAAATCAGATGGATTCATTGAGCACCTGAGTTCAAAGCTCCAAAGTGCTTACAGATCTCGATATGCTGAAGGTTCGCATCTTGAAGTTACTATCTATAAACTTTGTACCTTATAGGTTCTGAACATTTCACAGCATATTTATTTTTCAGGAAGGGAGCTGAGTACACCTGAGATCAGAGATGCTCTCCTTCCCTATCTAGAAGCTCTTTCTAAAGAACATGGGGATAGTTTGGTTGAAGTGGTGGAGAATTTCCCTGATCCTTTTTCCGCGGAAAGGGAGTCCTTGTCTTACTCAATGATACTTACACCAACGAGCTCAAATAAGCAGAAGGCAATTGCTCGAGTAAGCACACCAACCTCAGGGGGAGCCCTCCCGGAGTTAGTGCTCTACCTGCTGGACTATGGCATGGATCATGAGGAGATCAAGAATGTCGTGCGCAAGTTCCCAGCATTTGCGTACTACAACGTGGATCGCAAGATAAAGCCCCTGGTGGAGCTACTGCTTGAGCTTGGTGTGCCGAGGTCAGGCATACCTGGAATCATCAGGAAGAGGCCTCAGCTATGTGGAATCAGCTTGACAGATAATCTGAAACCTATGATGGCCTATATGGAGAATATTGGTGTCAACAAAACTCAGTGGAGCAAGGTGATATGCCGGTTCCCTGCATTTCTCACATATAGCAGGCAGAAGGTGGAGATAACTGTGAGCTACCTTACTGAACTAGGAGTTTCTAAGGAAAACATCGGCAAGATTCTCACACGATGTCCTCATCTCATGAGCTACAGTGTCAATGACAACCTCAGACCAACTGCTGACTACTTCCGGTCGATCGGCGCAGATGCTGCATCTCTTATTCAGAAATGTCCCCAGGCTTTTGGTTTGAACATAGAGTCAAAGCTGAAGCCAATCACAGAGTTTTTCCTGGAGAGAGAGTTCAGCATCGAGGAAATTGGCATTATGGTAAATAGATTTGGGATTATTCACACTCTCAGCTTGCAAGAAAATTTGATTCCCAAATATGAATATTTTCTGACGATGGGGTACCCAAGGTATGAACTCGTGAAATTTCCACAGTACTTTGGGTACAGTTTAGAGCAGAGGATAAAACCTCGGTATGCTCAGATGACTGGTTGTGGGGTGAGGTTGATTCTGAACCAGATGTTGTCAGTCTCAGAAACCAGATTTGAGGAAATTCTACAAAAGAAATCAGGTGGATTTTGATATGATCACAATCTCAGAAACCAGATTTGAGGAAATTCTACAAAAGAAATCAGGTGGATTTTGATATGATCACAATCTCAGAAAAGCACAAGTTTTGACAAGTTCGCTTGTAGCACAAGCGTTAATAGCCTGGTAGATGGATAGTTTTCGGCACACAAGAACTATGTTGGAAATTTGTACTTCGCCATGCTCTTTTGTAGTTGCATGGCAGTTGATGGACGTGCCGCATTTGAGAGGAACGGTTTTGATATATAACTACTTCGTCATGCTCTTTTGTACTTGCACGGCAGTTGATGGACTCGCAGCATTTGGAGAGGAACAGCTTTGATATATAACTGTTTACTGTTGGTGGCTAGTTTAGGTGACTTCCCTCTTCTTCTCTTTTTGCGAGGGTAGATGCCGTAAGTTGGCAATGTCAAATGCGGTTGTTCGATACTACAAGTTCTTGTTGGCCCGTTTATGTTTTTTATCTGCTACTGATTTATTTTTTATGAACGTTATTTCTTCCATCATATATTCTACTctctccattcacaaatataaaaTGCTCTACTCCTTCCTATCCATATTAATTGACGCACACTTTGTACAGCTTTATACTAAGTGTACGTCAATTAATATGGGTCGGCAGGAGTAACTTTTTTTCCGAAtcaaatgtatatagacatgttctagtgtgtttgttcactcatttcagtatgtatgtagttcatattgaaatattcaaaacatcttatatttatgaatggagggaATACTCGCTCTCTTTCTTTGTTGTGTGTGAGGTTAAAGTTTGAAGTTAAATGTTGTAGCCAGCTCTCCCAGGGAAAGGGAAAGTCCCGGCAATATGATGCAGATTTGTTACTTCCATGTATTGTAGATCTTCGAATGATGCAATCAACCATGGCATTCCACTCCACATTGTTCCCAGCCATGATGCAATCAACCATGGCATTCCA
This window contains:
- the LOC123127630 gene encoding transcription termination factor MTERF5, chloroplastic, with protein sequence MTSLQAAPRLSLHLTPSEHRGRLLPPWRLVLSPSSCRLYTLISRQHPICNAQSYADDLLVASAQSSTTALSRLLAAEREEAKAVLSLFLRQKGLRSAVAARIANKSDGFIEHLSSKLQSAYRSRYAEGRELSTPEIRDALLPYLEALSKEHGDSLVEVVENFPDPFSAERESLSYSMILTPTSSNKQKAIARVSTPTSGGALPELVLYLLDYGMDHEEIKNVVRKFPAFAYYNVDRKIKPLVELLLELGVPRSGIPGIIRKRPQLCGISLTDNLKPMMAYMENIGVNKTQWSKVICRFPAFLTYSRQKVEITVSYLTELGVSKENIGKILTRCPHLMSYSVNDNLRPTADYFRSIGADAASLIQKCPQAFGLNIESKLKPITEFFLEREFSIEEIGIMVNRFGIIHTLSLQENLIPKYEYFLTMGYPRYELVKFPQYFGYSLEQRIKPRYAQMTGCGVRLILNQMLSVSETRFEEILQKKSGGF